CGACTCGCTTCCGGCGCAGCGCCGGGTGTCACCCTGCCAGCCCGCCGGCCGGATGTTCGGTGAACTCGAACCTGGCCCCACCGTCCCGGCTGTCGGTCACTGCCGCCTGCCAGCCGTGGGCCTCGGCTATCTGTGCGACGATGGCGAGGCCGAATCCGGTGCTCTCCGAGGCCGTCGTGAACCCCGACTCGAACACGTCTCCGCGGATGGCCTCGTCGATTCCCGAGCCGTCGTCCGCCACGTAGAACCCGCTGGGCGTGTTGCCGTCGGCGCGGGTCGAGGTGTACATCGGCTGAATCTGGCCGACCCGGATGGTGGTGGCGCCCGCCCCGTGTTTCACGGTGTTGTGAAACAGGTTTTCGAGCAGCTGTCGCAGCCGCTCCCTGTCGGCCGCGATCTCGCCGTCGCCGTCGCACGTCAGGGTGAGCTCTCCCGTCTCGACGGTCTCCCAGGCCTCCCGCGCGGTGTCGTGCAGGTCGAGCGCCTCCGTCTCGTCGACGGTCCGCCCGTGTCTCGCGAGCGTGAGGATGTTCTCGATGATGGTCTCGATGCGTGACAGCGCCTCCTTTGCCTGCTCGAACGCCTCGGGGTCACCCGTCTGCTCGGCGAGTGCCAGCTGTCCGTCCGCGACCTGCAGGGGGTTTCTGATGTCGTGGGAGACGACGTGGGCGAACTCCTCTAACCGGGCGTTCTGGCGTTCGAGCTTCATCTCGCGGCGTTTCTGGGCGGTGATATCCTGGAGGATACCGCGGACTCGCACTATCTCGCCGTTCTCCGTCTGTGGCTCGCCGCGCGTCCGAACCCACCGCTGTGTCCCGCTGGCGTCGAGCATCCGCAGTTGCAGGTCGTACACCTCCCCGTCCCTGACGGCCGACAGGAACGCCTCGCGAACCGCCGGTCGGTCGTCGGGGTGGAAATACTCCAGCGTCTCCTCGGGTGTCAGGTGCTCGTCGGTGTCGAGGGCGTGAATCCGGAGCACCTCGTCCGAGACGTGGGTGGTGTCCGTGCGGATGTCGTACTCCCAGGCGCCGACGTTGCCGATGTTCTGTGCCTTCGCAAAGAGGTCGTTCTGTCGTTCGAGCTCGCGTGCGGTGCGGTACTGGTCGACCGCGGTCGCGATACGGTTTGCCAGCAGCTCGTACTGCTCCGAGCCGATGGCCTTCTGCAGGTAGTCGGTGACGCCAGCCGAGATGGCGTCGCTTGCGACCTCCTCGCTTCCCTTGCCGGTAAAGAGGATAAAGGGGAGGTCCGGGTAGTCCGCGCGAACCGTTTCGAGGAAGGCGATACCGCTCTCCCCCGGCATGTCGAAATCCGAGACGATGCAGTCGAACTCGGTCGATTCGAGCCGCTCGCGGCCGTCTACCGGGCCGCTCGCGGTCGTCACGGAGATGCGGCTGTCCTCCCGTTCGAGCAATTCCGCCGTCAGCTCCGCGAAGTCCGGGTCGTCGTCGACGTGCAAGACCCGGATAGGACTGTCCATGACCTATCTTTCTCGACTGTACCATGATGAATATTAGGGCCAGTTCCGGTCACCGGCCGCTTGTCGCCGCACGGACCTGTCCGTTCGTCTGTGAGCGGTGCGTGTCTCGGCAACGGACGAGACAGTCGGCCTCGTTGTCCGGGAATCACCACAGAGTTATTACACGAACGTGTGAAATCCCTCCAGCGCGACTGCGGGCTGCTGTGACCGCATTTCGGCGTGTACTGAGAGCTCCATGCCACGAGACAACTCGCGTTCAGCGGCGAATCGAGGCGGACCAGTCACTCGGCGGGGCGTGTTGCGCACAGTCGCCGGCGGCGCGCTCGTCGCCGGGAGCGCCGTCGCCGGCGCGACCGCGACGACCGACGGGGGCTTCCCCCCGAACGGGACCACCAGGTTCGGTGACGAAGTCACGCTCGGTGCGGGGTCGGTCCGCCCGTTCACGACGGAGACGCCGGCGGGCGAACCGAGGTATCACGGCGTCGATTTCGACCGCGAGGTTCTCACCGGGACACTCCCGTCGGCGGCGGACCTCGCCGCGGACCGGACGGGCGACGACTCGGAGTACGTCGACAAGTACGGCCAGTCGGGCCGAGCGCTGGAGGTTCACCACCGGGAGTCCCTGGAGTTTTTCGTCCCGTTCCCGGACGCCGAGGCGACCCCGTTTACGTTCCTCGGGCTCAACTGGAACCCGGAGGGCCACGCCGGCGCCCGCGGCGCGTGGGCAGCGCCCCACTTCGATATCCACTTTCACATGCTGGGGACCGACACCGTCGACGCTATCGAGGGCCCCG
The genomic region above belongs to Halomicroarcula saliterrae and contains:
- a CDS encoding hybrid sensor histidine kinase/response regulator, translated to MDSPIRVLHVDDDPDFAELTAELLEREDSRISVTTASGPVDGRERLESTEFDCIVSDFDMPGESGIAFLETVRADYPDLPFILFTGKGSEEVASDAISAGVTDYLQKAIGSEQYELLANRIATAVDQYRTARELERQNDLFAKAQNIGNVGAWEYDIRTDTTHVSDEVLRIHALDTDEHLTPEETLEYFHPDDRPAVREAFLSAVRDGEVYDLQLRMLDASGTQRWVRTRGEPQTENGEIVRVRGILQDITAQKRREMKLERQNARLEEFAHVVSHDIRNPLQVADGQLALAEQTGDPEAFEQAKEALSRIETIIENILTLARHGRTVDETEALDLHDTAREAWETVETGELTLTCDGDGEIAADRERLRQLLENLFHNTVKHGAGATTIRVGQIQPMYTSTRADGNTPSGFYVADDGSGIDEAIRGDVFESGFTTASESTGFGLAIVAQIAEAHGWQAAVTDSRDGGARFEFTEHPAGGLAG